In the genome of Nocardia sp. NBC_00416, one region contains:
- a CDS encoding S9 family peptidase — protein MTGRSTDQRPALIDIEAFFADPLFANPSISPDGTRIAYLAPHRGRRNVWVRGVDMPQDHAVPVTHDTRRGITTYYWTDDPRWLLYLQDTDGNEDWHLHRVDLDDPGAPAVDLTPMDPGSRVVGAEPLLSVPGSVLVTMNRRPMFFDTFRIDVATGATTLHREQDDPTAAVLLDRRGEPAFRTALAADGTVEISAIDPGSGRPRLLRRLGGAEHPMSVQPQEVTADGKGLLVGSFQDGDELRLVRIDHATGAETVVAAVDGHDLDISGMMLPGVLPPAVYTHRRTGEILAARFVADRPHIEVLDPHFAEIHAQLRKLSDGVLGTLSCDDSGRRWVATFAHDRDPGVTWLYDHATGEARLLFRSYPDRDPDTMAPMEPVGFPARDGLPLHGFLTLPVGVEPRNLPLVLVVHGGPWYYDSWGYSSDAQFLANRGYAVLQVNFRGSLGYGRRHVTAAIGEFARAMHDDLIDAVDWAVARGYADPGRVGIYGGSYGGYAALVGVTVTPDRFAAAVDYVGISDLANFLRTLPPFTRAFNVNSWYRYVGDPEIPEQEADMLARSPITMVDRITTPLLVAQGANDVRVVQAESDNIVARLRERGVPVEYLVAADEGHGFENTENRIMLYRAIERHFARHLGGRSVGPTRAVDSAPAQRNSLWRRQILDPFTGYDYRPG, from the coding sequence ACCCGTCGATCTCCCCGGACGGAACCCGTATCGCCTACCTCGCCCCCCACCGTGGGCGACGCAACGTCTGGGTCCGCGGCGTCGACATGCCCCAGGACCACGCCGTCCCCGTCACCCACGACACCCGCCGCGGAATCACGACCTACTACTGGACCGACGACCCTCGCTGGCTGCTCTACCTCCAGGACACCGACGGCAACGAGGACTGGCATCTGCACCGCGTCGACCTCGACGACCCCGGCGCACCCGCCGTCGACCTCACCCCGATGGACCCGGGGTCGCGCGTGGTGGGCGCGGAGCCGCTGCTGTCGGTGCCCGGCAGCGTGCTGGTCACGATGAACCGGCGCCCGATGTTCTTCGACACGTTCCGGATCGACGTCGCCACCGGCGCGACGACCCTGCACCGCGAGCAGGACGATCCGACGGCTGCCGTCCTGCTCGACCGCCGTGGCGAGCCCGCCTTCCGGACCGCGCTCGCGGCGGACGGCACCGTCGAGATCTCCGCGATCGACCCCGGCTCCGGGCGGCCGCGGCTGCTGCGCCGGCTCGGGGGAGCCGAGCATCCGATGAGCGTCCAGCCCCAGGAGGTCACCGCCGACGGGAAGGGCCTGCTCGTCGGGTCTTTCCAGGACGGCGACGAGCTGCGACTGGTCCGCATCGACCATGCGACCGGCGCGGAGACCGTCGTCGCCGCCGTCGACGGTCACGACCTCGACATCAGCGGCATGATGCTGCCCGGCGTGCTCCCGCCCGCCGTCTACACCCACCGGCGTACCGGCGAGATCCTCGCCGCCCGCTTCGTCGCCGACCGCCCGCATATCGAGGTCCTGGACCCGCACTTCGCCGAAATCCACGCCCAGCTGCGGAAACTTTCCGACGGCGTGCTCGGCACCCTGTCCTGCGACGACTCCGGTCGACGCTGGGTCGCCACTTTCGCCCATGACCGCGACCCCGGCGTCACCTGGCTCTACGACCACGCCACCGGCGAGGCCCGGCTGCTGTTCCGCTCCTACCCGGACCGGGACCCGGACACCATGGCGCCCATGGAACCCGTCGGTTTCCCCGCGCGCGACGGGCTGCCCCTGCACGGGTTCCTCACCCTGCCGGTCGGCGTCGAACCGCGGAACCTCCCCTTGGTGCTGGTGGTGCACGGCGGGCCCTGGTATTACGACTCGTGGGGGTACAGCAGCGACGCGCAGTTCCTCGCCAACCGCGGCTACGCGGTGCTGCAGGTCAACTTCCGCGGCTCACTGGGCTATGGAAGGCGTCACGTCACCGCCGCGATCGGCGAGTTCGCCCGCGCGATGCACGACGACCTGATCGACGCCGTCGATTGGGCCGTCGCCCGCGGCTACGCCGATCCCGGCCGCGTCGGCATCTACGGCGGGTCCTACGGCGGTTACGCGGCGCTCGTCGGCGTCACCGTCACCCCGGACCGTTTCGCCGCCGCCGTCGACTACGTCGGCATCTCCGACCTCGCCAACTTCCTGCGCACCCTGCCGCCGTTCACCCGGGCCTTCAATGTCAACAGCTGGTATCGCTACGTCGGCGATCCCGAGATCCCCGAACAGGAGGCCGATATGCTGGCCCGTTCCCCGATCACCATGGTCGACCGGATCACCACTCCGCTGCTCGTCGCGCAGGGCGCCAACGACGTCCGCGTCGTCCAGGCCGAGTCGGACAACATCGTCGCCCGGTTGCGCGAGCGCGGGGTCCCGGTCGAGTACCTGGTCGCCGCGGACGAGGGCCACGGTTTCGAGAACACGGAGAACCGGATCATGCTGTATCGCGCGATCGAGCGGCATTTCGCCCGGCACCTCGGCGGCCGCAGCGTCGGCCCGACCCGGGCGGTGGACTCGGCGCCGGCACAGCGGAACAGCCTGTGGCGCAGACAGATACTCGATCCCTTCACCGGATACGACTATCGACCGGGGTAG